In Hyphomicrobiales bacterium, a single window of DNA contains:
- a CDS encoding 3'(2'),5'-bisphosphate nucleotidase CysQ: MPVAKPDLGLAAELVLLSEAVRAAGAAALKFYGNEPRVWHKDDRSPVSEADHAADAVLKNRLTAARPAYGWMSEESGHVAARGPQDRLWIVDPIDGTRAYLKGRAEWAVSAALVEKGRPIAACVFNPAAGLFFTAMKGGGAHLNGAAIRASNRASIAGARMLAHDSGLRGRRWRLPWPDMELHRVNSIAYRICLVASGKYDAALSGSNKSDWDLAAADLIVHEAGGRISAFNGVGFVYNRVGFRHQNVVCAGARLHAKLISHIKAAIRP; encoded by the coding sequence TTGCCGGTCGCTAAGCCGGATCTGGGCCTCGCCGCCGAGCTGGTGCTGCTGAGCGAGGCGGTGCGCGCGGCGGGCGCGGCGGCGCTTAAATTCTACGGCAACGAGCCGCGGGTCTGGCACAAGGACGACCGGTCGCCGGTCAGCGAGGCCGACCATGCCGCCGATGCGGTGCTCAAGAACCGGCTTACGGCGGCGCGGCCGGCCTATGGCTGGATGTCGGAGGAAAGCGGCCATGTCGCCGCGCGCGGGCCGCAGGACCGGCTGTGGATCGTCGATCCGATCGACGGAACCCGCGCCTATCTGAAGGGTCGAGCCGAATGGGCGGTCAGCGCCGCATTGGTCGAAAAGGGCCGGCCGATCGCGGCCTGCGTGTTCAATCCGGCAGCCGGCCTGTTCTTCACGGCGATGAAGGGCGGCGGCGCCCATCTTAACGGCGCGGCAATTCGCGCCAGCAACCGGGCATCCATAGCCGGCGCGCGCATGCTCGCCCACGACAGCGGCCTGCGCGGCCGGCGGTGGCGCCTGCCCTGGCCGGACATGGAGCTGCACCGCGTCAACTCGATCGCCTACAGAATATGCCTGGTCGCGAGCGGCAAATACGACGCCGCCCTGTCCGGGTCGAACAAGAGCGACTGGGACCTGGCCGCGGCGGACCTTATCGTTCATGAGGCCGGCGGCAGGATTAGCGCTTTTAATGGCGTGGGTTTCGTTTACAACAGGGTTGGATTTCGCCACCAGAATGTCGTCTGCGCGGGAGCGCGTCTGCATGCCAAGCTGATCTCGCATATCAAAGCCGCGATTCGGCCCTGA
- a CDS encoding metallopeptidase TldD-related protein, which yields MTSQSPKPLSEPLDDTGRQNRLLELAEGLLAAARPAGADAADVVAVSGRALSVSCRLGKVEETDRADSDGLGLRVFVGRRQAVVSSNRCDPAEFAELAERAVAMARAAPEDPYCGLADPQRLAKDWAGLDILDVREVSADDLAALALASEEAGRAVSGITNSDGASASWSLGGIVLATSDGFRGGYSGSSFSVSCALLAGQGTAMERDYEYETRTHLADLPAADEIGRKAAERTVCRLGARKLASCQVPVVYEPRTASSLVGHFLGAVSGAAIARKTSFLKDKLGGKVFKEGVAIIDDPLRPRGLRSRPFDAEGVAAAPLDLVAGGILQSWLLDAATARELGLATTGHARRGVAGPPAPGPSNCHLAAGAVSPEDLIKSVDRGLYVTELIGFGVNAVTGDYSRGAAGLWIEKGELAFPVSEVTIAGNLNDIYAGLTPADDLSFKRAVNAPTVLIDRMTLAGR from the coding sequence ATGACCTCCCAGTCCCCTAAACCCCTGTCAGAGCCCCTGGACGACACCGGCCGGCAAAACCGCCTCCTCGAGCTTGCCGAGGGGCTGCTCGCCGCGGCGCGGCCGGCGGGCGCCGATGCTGCCGATGTGGTCGCGGTCTCGGGCCGGGCGCTGTCGGTGTCCTGCCGGCTCGGCAAGGTCGAGGAGACCGATCGCGCCGACAGCGACGGTCTGGGCTTGCGGGTCTTCGTCGGCCGCCGCCAGGCGGTGGTCTCGTCGAACCGCTGCGATCCGGCTGAATTCGCCGAGCTTGCCGAGCGCGCGGTGGCGATGGCCCGCGCGGCGCCCGAGGACCCCTATTGCGGGCTTGCCGATCCGCAGCGCCTGGCCAAGGACTGGGCGGGGCTCGATATCCTCGATGTCAGGGAGGTCAGCGCCGACGACCTCGCCGCCCTGGCGCTGGCCTCGGAGGAGGCGGGCCGCGCGGTTTCCGGCATCACCAATTCAGACGGAGCGTCCGCCTCCTGGTCGCTTGGCGGCATCGTACTTGCCACCAGCGACGGTTTTCGCGGCGGCTATTCCGGCTCGAGCTTTTCGGTTTCCTGCGCCCTCCTTGCCGGCCAGGGCACGGCCATGGAGCGCGACTATGAATATGAGACGCGCACGCATCTTGCCGACCTGCCGGCGGCGGACGAGATCGGCCGCAAGGCCGCCGAGCGGACGGTGTGCCGGCTCGGCGCGCGCAAGCTTGCCTCCTGTCAGGTGCCGGTCGTCTACGAGCCGCGTACGGCGTCAAGCCTCGTCGGCCATTTCCTCGGTGCCGTTTCCGGCGCCGCCATCGCCCGCAAGACGAGCTTCCTGAAGGACAAGCTCGGCGGGAAGGTGTTTAAGGAGGGCGTCGCCATCATCGACGACCCGTTGCGGCCGCGTGGCTTGCGTTCGCGGCCCTTCGACGCGGAGGGCGTCGCCGCGGCGCCGCTCGACCTTGTCGCCGGCGGGATCCTGCAAAGCTGGCTCCTCGATGCCGCCACCGCCCGCGAGCTCGGCCTTGCGACGACGGGCCATGCGCGGCGCGGCGTTGCCGGCCCGCCCGCGCCGGGGCCGAGCAATTGTCATCTTGCCGCAGGCGCCGTCAGCCCGGAGGACCTCATCAAATCGGTCGATCGGGGGCTTTACGTCACCGAGCTCATCGGCTTCGGCGTCAACGCAGTCACCGGCGACTATAGCCGCGGGGCGGCCGGCCTATGGATCGAGAAGGGCGAGCTTGCCTTTCCCGTAAGCGAGGTGACCATCGCCGGCAATCTCAACGACATCTATGCCGGGCTGACGCCGGCCGACGACCTTTCCTTCAAACGAGCCGTCAATGCCCCGACGGTGCTGATCGACAGGATGACCCTTGCCGGTCGCTAA
- a CDS encoding lysophospholipid acyltransferase family protein: protein MLKKLGRSAAATAALGCILTAYLRLTYKTSRFQVVPEDIYERVDRNMPIILATWHGQHFLVPFLRRPQDKVAVLVSRHRDGEINAEVLRRLGSGLIRGSGDHARRFVRKRGAAALREMARALAAGTSIVMTADVPKSSRRAGRGIVALAQISGRPIYPVAAATSRRFELDTWDRAAVNLPFSKGVFVCGDPIFVPADIDKSQAEQYRQKVEDALDAATERAYAIVDQRRGQTA from the coding sequence ATGTTGAAGAAACTCGGCCGTTCTGCGGCCGCGACGGCGGCGCTGGGCTGCATTCTGACTGCCTATCTCCGCCTCACCTATAAGACGAGCCGGTTCCAAGTCGTGCCCGAGGACATCTATGAGCGCGTCGACCGCAACATGCCGATCATCCTCGCGACATGGCACGGCCAGCATTTCCTGGTCCCCTTCCTGCGCCGGCCGCAGGACAAGGTCGCCGTGCTGGTGTCGCGCCATCGCGACGGCGAGATCAACGCCGAGGTCCTCCGTCGCCTCGGCTCCGGGCTCATTCGCGGCTCCGGCGACCATGCCCGTCGCTTCGTGCGCAAGAGGGGCGCGGCGGCGTTGCGCGAGATGGCCCGCGCTTTGGCCGCGGGCACCAGCATCGTCATGACCGCCGACGTACCGAAGTCCTCCCGGCGCGCCGGTCGCGGCATCGTCGCCCTGGCGCAGATATCCGGCCGTCCGATCTATCCCGTGGCGGCGGCGACGAGCCGGCGCTTCGAACTCGATACCTGGGACAGGGCGGCGGTGAACCTGCCGTTCAGCAAGGGGGTCTTCGTTTGCGGGGACCCGATCTTCGTGCCCGCCGATATCGACAAGAGCCAGGCGGAGCAGTATCGACAGAAGGTCGAGGACGCGCTCGATGCGGCGACCGAGCGCGCTTACGCCATCGTGGACCAACGTCGTGGCCAGACCGCTTAG
- a CDS encoding ABC transporter ATP-binding protein, whose amino-acid sequence MSERIFTDRANVEREIDSLHLRQMTTWQVVKRIAVDLLRPRIRIILIGLAAMLAVAATTAAIPFMIQLAADEVFTNRNENLLYILPLTIVVIVLIKGVADYVSSVAEAYVGHRVVADLRIEMFEKIANSDLSWLQRHHSGRFISSFLTDSVMIRNAAGNILVAIGQNLLKVVALLFAMFWMDWRLAGMAIILMPVGIHLLGRQRRRVHQSAAKSLQETGDLGSLISETLTGIRVVKAYHQEARECARARATIDRTVEFLMRAVRARATAGPIAETLTGLGFALAVFYAGFQGIHGKLTIGHFMGFATAAMLTYQPIKALATLQTTLQEGIAAAIRIFGIIDQDVNVREDPNARPLKVSKAGIVFDHVTFGYNSGQKVLANFSLDIPAGKTVALVGPSGAGKSTVLNLLLRFFDPQQGKILIDGQDISEVTLSSLRMATALLTQEPFLFDDTIYANIAYGSNGASRADVERAACMAAAHDFVMRLPRGYETSVGEAGGLLSGGERQRIAFARAMLKDAPILLLDEPTSSLDSETEAQVQSALDTLLKGRTVLMIAHRLSTIRNADLICVLNRGRIVETGRHDELVARRGAYADFYRRQLHGGPPQTRADVKEDLRDSVASALSGAVD is encoded by the coding sequence TTGAGCGAGAGGATCTTCACCGACCGCGCGAACGTCGAGCGCGAGATCGACAGCCTCCACCTTCGTCAGATGACCACTTGGCAGGTGGTGAAGCGCATCGCCGTCGACCTCCTGCGCCCGCGCATCAGGATCATCCTCATCGGCCTTGCCGCCATGCTGGCCGTCGCCGCGACCACGGCCGCCATCCCGTTCATGATTCAGCTCGCCGCCGACGAGGTCTTCACCAACCGCAACGAGAACCTCCTCTATATTCTGCCGCTGACCATCGTCGTGATCGTCTTGATCAAGGGGGTGGCCGATTACGTCTCGTCCGTCGCCGAAGCCTATGTCGGCCACAGGGTCGTCGCCGATCTCAGAATCGAGATGTTCGAGAAGATTGCCAACTCCGACCTGAGTTGGCTGCAGCGGCACCATTCGGGCCGCTTCATCTCCTCATTCCTGACCGACTCGGTGATGATCCGCAACGCCGCCGGAAACATTCTGGTGGCGATCGGACAAAACCTTCTCAAGGTCGTCGCGCTGTTGTTCGCCATGTTCTGGATGGATTGGCGGCTGGCCGGAATGGCGATCATCCTGATGCCCGTCGGCATCCATCTTCTCGGCCGGCAGCGCCGCCGCGTGCACCAGTCGGCGGCCAAGTCGCTGCAGGAGACCGGCGATCTCGGCTCGCTCATTTCCGAGACGCTGACCGGCATCCGCGTGGTCAAGGCCTATCATCAGGAAGCGCGGGAATGCGCGCGGGCGCGGGCGACCATCGACCGCACCGTCGAATTCCTGATGCGCGCGGTAAGGGCGCGGGCGACCGCCGGACCGATCGCCGAGACTCTGACTGGCCTGGGCTTCGCGCTGGCCGTGTTCTACGCCGGCTTCCAGGGCATCCACGGCAAGCTGACGATCGGCCATTTCATGGGCTTCGCCACCGCCGCGATGCTGACCTATCAGCCGATCAAGGCTCTGGCGACCCTGCAGACGACGTTGCAGGAGGGCATTGCCGCGGCCATTCGCATCTTCGGCATCATCGATCAGGACGTAAATGTGCGCGAAGACCCGAACGCCCGTCCGCTCAAGGTCTCGAAGGCCGGAATCGTCTTCGACCATGTCACCTTCGGTTACAATTCCGGCCAAAAGGTGCTGGCCAACTTCTCGCTCGACATCCCCGCCGGCAAGACCGTGGCGCTGGTCGGCCCCAGCGGCGCCGGCAAGAGCACCGTGCTCAACCTGCTGTTGCGATTCTTCGACCCGCAGCAGGGCAAGATCCTCATCGACGGCCAGGATATTTCCGAGGTCACCCTGTCGAGCCTGCGCATGGCGACAGCGCTGCTCACCCAGGAGCCGTTCCTGTTCGACGACACCATTTATGCCAACATCGCCTACGGCTCGAACGGGGCAAGCCGCGCCGATGTCGAGCGGGCCGCGTGCATGGCCGCCGCGCACGACTTCGTCATGCGGCTGCCGCGCGGCTACGAGACATCGGTCGGCGAAGCCGGCGGCCTTCTCTCCGGCGGCGAGCGCCAGCGCATCGCCTTTGCCCGCGCCATGCTGAAGGACGCCCCGATCCTTCTTCTCGACGAGCCGACGAGCTCGCTCGACAGCGAAACCGAGGCGCAGGTCCAGTCGGCGCTCGACACGCTGCTCAAGGGGCGAACGGTGTTGATGATCGCGCACCGCCTCTCGACGATCAGGAATGCCGACCTCATCTGCGTCCTCAATCGCGGCCGGATCGTCGAGACTGGGCGCCACGACGAGCTTGTCGCCCGTCGCGGCGCCTATGCGGATTTCTATCGCAGGCAGCTTCACGGCGGCCCGCCGCAAACTCGGGCGGACGTGAAGGAGGATCTGCGCGACAGCGTAGCCTCGGCGCTGTCCGGCGCCGTTGATTGA